In Nitrospirota bacterium, a single window of DNA contains:
- a CDS encoding efflux RND transporter periplasmic adaptor subunit → MKESLGFLSARSVSTVAFACLFLVACGREEQPAVSNAASPLPPKAGSVQESHPRVETALVEVGSGAHDLTLSGKVAYGEDRYSRISSPLQGRVLEVRAHLGERVQAGSVLLVLDSQEIAQAYSEYVKEDSDLQYATRARDLAKDLYENKALPLKDLKQAENELTKARAEFRRAKERLLSLRVPAQELDKPLDRQKITSRFDMKSPLTGIVVERNVTPGQSIGGDSGQVVFTVADLDMLQVVADVYERDLALVREGQFATVSVEAYPDVSFPATVATIGDVVDTTSRTIKLRAWVNNKDHRLKPEMFARLHIQVGESTPLLMIPREAVLEVDGKQFVYVVEGPDQYVKREVKVSTISPDHVRVLEGLTSGQRIVIKGAVLIKGQEVKG, encoded by the coding sequence ATGAAGGAATCTCTCGGATTTCTATCTGCACGATCGGTTTCAACCGTTGCCTTCGCCTGTCTGTTTCTTGTTGCCTGTGGGCGAGAAGAGCAACCGGCAGTTTCCAATGCCGCCAGTCCTCTTCCTCCGAAGGCCGGCTCAGTCCAGGAGTCGCATCCGCGTGTGGAAACGGCTCTCGTTGAAGTCGGATCGGGGGCTCATGACTTGACCTTGTCCGGGAAGGTCGCGTATGGGGAAGATCGCTACTCCAGAATTTCCTCTCCACTCCAAGGCCGCGTCCTTGAAGTACGGGCGCACTTGGGCGAGCGTGTGCAGGCAGGAAGCGTGCTGTTGGTGTTGGATAGCCAGGAAATTGCTCAGGCCTATTCGGAATACGTCAAGGAAGACTCCGATCTTCAATATGCGACCCGTGCCCGTGATTTGGCCAAGGACCTGTATGAGAACAAAGCCCTGCCGTTGAAGGATCTCAAGCAGGCGGAGAACGAACTGACCAAGGCGCGCGCAGAGTTTCGCCGCGCAAAAGAGCGGTTGTTGTCGTTGCGGGTGCCAGCCCAGGAGTTGGATAAACCGCTCGATCGTCAGAAAATTACGTCACGATTCGACATGAAGAGTCCCTTGACCGGGATTGTCGTGGAGCGAAACGTCACGCCCGGACAGTCGATCGGGGGCGATTCCGGCCAGGTCGTCTTCACGGTAGCTGACCTCGATATGCTGCAGGTCGTGGCGGATGTGTATGAACGGGATCTGGCGCTGGTCAGAGAAGGGCAGTTCGCAACGGTCAGCGTAGAAGCGTATCCGGATGTGAGCTTTCCCGCGACTGTGGCCACCATCGGCGACGTCGTCGATACGACGTCGAGAACCATTAAGCTGCGCGCCTGGGTCAATAATAAGGACCATCGGCTGAAGCCGGAAATGTTTGCGCGTCTCCATATCCAGGTCGGAGAGTCGACACCGCTGCTGATGATTCCACGCGAAGCGGTATTGGAAGTGGACGGGAAGCAGTTTGTGTACGTCGTCGAAGGTCCCGACCAGTATGTCAAACGGGAAGTCAAAGTGAGCACGATTTCACCGGATCATGTGCGGGTCTTGGAAGGCCTGACATCAGGCCAGCGTATTGTGATTAAAGGCGCCGTGTTGATCAAGGGACAGGAAGTGAAGGGATAG
- the def gene encoding peptide deformylase codes for MAILPIAKLGNPILRQIAAKVDPRDIRTKELQRFIDDLFETMLDEPGIGLASPQVSRSIQLVVLGCEGDGEDSFPNTVLINPKIVFYGPQQEENWEGCLSVDGLRGKVTRPAVVRVQALDRDGKSIDIEATGLYAVCIQHEMDHLIGKLFVDRMTDMSTLTQLAEFSRYWQKESTPVI; via the coding sequence ATGGCTATTCTTCCGATTGCAAAGCTCGGTAATCCTATCCTCCGTCAGATCGCGGCGAAGGTCGATCCTCGCGATATTCGCACGAAAGAGCTGCAGCGTTTCATCGACGATCTGTTTGAAACCATGTTGGATGAGCCTGGTATCGGGTTGGCCTCGCCACAAGTGTCTCGCTCGATCCAACTGGTGGTGCTGGGTTGTGAGGGCGACGGTGAGGACAGTTTTCCCAATACCGTGCTCATCAATCCCAAGATCGTGTTCTATGGTCCGCAGCAGGAGGAAAATTGGGAAGGCTGTCTGAGTGTCGACGGATTGCGCGGGAAGGTGACGCGCCCGGCTGTGGTGCGAGTGCAGGCGCTGGATCGTGACGGAAAATCTATCGATATCGAAGCGACCGGTCTCTATGCGGTCTGTATCCAGCACGAGATGGATCATCTGATCGGCAAACTGTTCGTGGACCGGATGACCGATATGTCGACGCTCACGCAACTCGCGGAGTTCAGTCGCTATTGGCAAAAAGAATCGACCCCGGTCATTTAA
- a CDS encoding CusA/CzcA family heavy metal efflux RND transporter yields MIARIVELSLVQRVMVCVLGFLLLFGGLYAFHLLDIVAYPDPSPPMVELITQQPGWSAEEVERQITIPIEVALNGMQGLTDIRSLSIFGLSDIKIYFDFDTEVFRDRQEVLNRLSSVQLPPGVAPSLSPWWAIAEIYRYELTGAGETTLTDLKTVQDWQVRREFRRIPGVIDVTAFGGTTKEYHVDIDPGRLISYGVSLSQVMSALTNSNANVGGNYLTIGAQNYNIRGLGLINGIADIENVMVAEKDGTPIFVKTLGAVAVGPRVRLGKVGIDDRDDVVEGVVLLQRGYKALNVLEKVRDKVEDLNTWKLPAGIKVKTFYDRTALIHTTVETVTDILISGMVLVFIILFVFLGHLRAALIVALTIPLSLLFTFGMMVSIGQSANLISLGSIDFGIIVDATLIMVESIFFHLAHGKTHGLTVHQQIVRAARQVGQPIFYSTAIIVVAFIPLFTMTGVPGKIFAPMSITYGFALVGALLMAFTLAPVLCSFLLKGMISEDDTVIVRGVRRVYNGILDWALDHRVVVVGACVGLLAVTFVALKSIGGEFMPALEEGNLWVRATMPVDISFDQAAKLTSEIRRLFRESPEVTTIVSQLGRPDDGTDPTSFFNAEFLANLKPEKEWRPGLSKDGLIEEIEGRLKVIPGIIFNFSQVIQDNVEEAMSGVKGENSIKLFGSDLKTMEAKATEIEHVMRNIHGVKDLGIFRLVGQPNLLIQVDREASARYGLQVSDVNAVVQAAVGGQAVTQVYEGERLFDLVVRFLPEFRQDVDAIGNILVSTPDGARIPLKQVATITTQTGAFIIYRENNERYIPIKFSVRDRDLQSTVEEAQALLAKEVTLPERYRMEWAGQYDQLKEEQQRLAKVVPISLVIILFLLYTTFDSIKNALLVLSTVPFALVGGVLSLVATHTNFSISAAVGVISTLGVAILGGVLLISRIEDFRRTGLTLRESVRKGADVQMRPILMATLGAAIGLLPAALATGIGSQAQKPLARVVVGGMLTAAVLILVVLPVLYEIVHRRDERLGEGEERE; encoded by the coding sequence ATGATAGCCCGAATCGTCGAACTCTCTCTGGTCCAGCGGGTCATGGTCTGTGTCCTGGGTTTTCTCCTCCTGTTCGGCGGGCTCTACGCCTTTCATCTTCTCGATATCGTCGCCTATCCAGACCCCTCGCCGCCGATGGTCGAATTGATCACCCAGCAGCCGGGGTGGTCGGCCGAAGAAGTCGAGCGCCAAATCACGATTCCCATTGAAGTCGCCCTCAACGGCATGCAGGGCCTCACCGACATTCGCTCCCTCTCGATCTTCGGGTTGAGCGACATCAAAATCTATTTCGATTTCGATACGGAAGTGTTTCGCGACCGTCAGGAAGTCTTGAATCGGTTGAGCTCGGTGCAATTGCCTCCGGGTGTGGCGCCGTCGCTGTCTCCTTGGTGGGCGATTGCCGAAATCTATCGCTATGAACTCACGGGAGCGGGCGAGACGACGCTCACGGATTTGAAAACGGTTCAGGATTGGCAGGTCCGTCGAGAATTTCGGCGCATTCCCGGAGTGATCGACGTCACCGCGTTCGGCGGAACGACCAAGGAATATCACGTCGACATCGATCCGGGCCGGCTCATCAGTTATGGCGTCAGTCTGTCGCAGGTCATGTCCGCCTTGACCAATAGTAATGCGAACGTCGGAGGTAACTACCTGACGATCGGCGCGCAGAACTACAATATTCGTGGTTTAGGCTTGATCAACGGGATCGCGGATATTGAAAACGTCATGGTGGCCGAAAAAGACGGGACCCCGATTTTCGTCAAGACACTCGGAGCGGTCGCGGTCGGTCCACGAGTTCGATTGGGCAAGGTCGGCATCGACGATCGCGACGACGTCGTCGAAGGGGTCGTCCTGCTCCAGCGCGGGTATAAGGCACTTAATGTCCTGGAGAAGGTGCGAGATAAAGTCGAGGACCTGAATACGTGGAAGTTGCCGGCCGGCATCAAGGTCAAAACATTTTACGATCGTACGGCCCTGATTCATACGACGGTGGAGACGGTCACCGATATTCTCATCAGCGGTATGGTCTTGGTCTTTATCATCTTGTTTGTGTTCCTGGGGCATTTGCGCGCGGCCTTGATTGTCGCCTTGACCATCCCGCTGTCCTTGCTGTTTACCTTCGGCATGATGGTCTCGATCGGTCAGTCGGCGAATTTGATCTCCCTTGGGTCCATCGATTTCGGCATCATTGTCGATGCCACGCTCATTATGGTGGAGAGCATCTTCTTCCATCTGGCGCACGGGAAGACGCATGGCCTGACGGTCCACCAGCAGATTGTGCGGGCCGCTCGGCAGGTGGGACAGCCGATTTTCTATTCCACGGCGATTATCGTGGTGGCGTTCATTCCGCTCTTTACGATGACGGGTGTGCCGGGGAAGATCTTCGCACCGATGTCCATTACCTATGGGTTTGCCTTGGTGGGCGCACTGTTGATGGCCTTTACGTTGGCGCCCGTCCTCTGTTCCTTTCTGCTCAAGGGCATGATCAGTGAAGATGATACGGTGATCGTGCGCGGAGTCCGCCGGGTCTACAATGGCATTTTGGACTGGGCGTTAGATCATCGGGTTGTGGTCGTCGGTGCCTGCGTGGGTCTTCTGGCCGTCACCTTCGTGGCATTGAAGTCGATCGGAGGAGAGTTCATGCCGGCGTTGGAAGAGGGAAATCTTTGGGTGCGTGCCACGATGCCCGTGGATATTTCTTTCGACCAAGCCGCAAAGCTGACGAGCGAGATTCGCCGCCTGTTCCGCGAGTCGCCCGAAGTCACGACGATTGTCTCGCAGTTGGGCCGTCCAGACGACGGTACCGATCCCACGAGCTTTTTCAATGCCGAGTTCCTGGCCAATCTCAAGCCGGAAAAGGAATGGCGTCCCGGCTTGAGTAAAGATGGGCTGATCGAAGAGATCGAGGGGAGGCTGAAAGTTATTCCCGGAATTATCTTCAATTTTTCACAGGTCATTCAGGACAATGTGGAAGAGGCCATGTCGGGGGTGAAGGGAGAAAACTCCATCAAGCTCTTCGGGTCCGATCTGAAGACCATGGAAGCGAAGGCGACGGAAATCGAACATGTCATGAGGAACATCCATGGCGTCAAAGATTTGGGAATCTTCCGCCTGGTGGGGCAGCCGAATCTGCTGATCCAGGTCGATCGCGAGGCCAGCGCGCGGTATGGGTTGCAAGTGTCGGATGTGAACGCCGTGGTCCAGGCAGCAGTCGGAGGCCAGGCTGTCACGCAGGTGTATGAGGGCGAACGGCTCTTCGATCTTGTGGTCCGGTTTCTCCCGGAGTTTCGGCAGGATGTCGACGCGATCGGGAATATCCTGGTCAGCACGCCGGATGGGGCCCGTATTCCCTTGAAACAGGTCGCCACGATCACAACTCAGACCGGCGCCTTCATTATTTATCGCGAAAACAATGAGCGGTATATTCCGATCAAGTTCAGTGTCCGGGATCGTGACCTTCAAAGTACCGTAGAGGAGGCCCAAGCGCTCCTAGCCAAGGAGGTCACGCTTCCCGAGCGCTATCGGATGGAATGGGCCGGTCAATACGACCAGTTGAAAGAAGAACAACAACGATTGGCAAAGGTGGTCCCGATCAGTTTGGTGATCATTTTGTTCCTCTTGTACACGACTTTCGATTCGATCAAGAACGCCCTCCTGGTCTTGAGCACGGTCCCCTTTGCCTTGGTGGGAGGGGTGCTGTCACTCGTGGCGACCCATACGAATTTTAGTATTTCTGCCGCGGTTGGAGTGATTTCGACGCTGGGGGTGGCCATCCTCGGCGGGGTCCTGTTGATTTCCCGCATCGAAGATTTCCGTCGCACGGGGTTAACCCTTCGGGAGTCTGTTCGGAAGGGGGCCGACGTGCAGATGCGACCGATTCTCATGGCGACGTTGGGTGCCGCGATTGGTTTGCTGCCGGCTGCTCTTGCAACCGGCATTGGGTCGCAGGCACAGAAACCGCTCGCACGAGTGGTGGTCGGAGGTATGCTGACAGCAGCGGTGCTGATTTTGGTGGTCTTGCCGGTACTCTACGAAATTGTCCATCGGCGCGATGAGCGTCTTGGTGAAGGGGAAGAAAGGGAATGA
- a CDS encoding HEAT repeat domain-containing protein: MIVQKRHLYSWGIFVLAVFLGAPQTLWADPLGIGRAIPIQVPYEAPPKGQDVLAESVPQNTKPLTPEEVQRAEALLPLLEGKQEFWAMGEFVHLGEPAVPVLVKGLTMPGPRIRYNVIETISMLKAVSAVPALVAAAKEPNEIPRVREHALRVAVRLDAAKAVEAIEVMAKDQNSSIRKAAAFESRYVREKAVVPILIGTIGDEERFVALSAVQSLWILTRHESEFHDWETSSKQDRQEWTVEWSEWWNGQKDTFEMPDPKRSGRNRP; this comes from the coding sequence ATGATTGTGCAGAAACGACATCTGTATTCCTGGGGAATCTTCGTGTTGGCTGTATTCCTGGGAGCGCCCCAGACCTTGTGGGCCGACCCTCTAGGCATAGGAAGGGCCATCCCGATTCAGGTGCCGTACGAGGCGCCTCCAAAGGGACAGGACGTTCTGGCTGAGTCCGTTCCACAGAATACGAAACCGTTGACGCCTGAAGAAGTCCAGCGGGCGGAAGCGCTCCTGCCGTTGCTCGAGGGGAAGCAAGAGTTTTGGGCGATGGGGGAATTCGTGCATCTCGGCGAGCCCGCCGTGCCGGTCCTGGTGAAGGGCTTAACCATGCCTGGCCCGCGGATTCGTTACAACGTGATTGAAACAATTTCGATGTTGAAGGCGGTCTCGGCAGTTCCCGCCCTCGTCGCAGCAGCCAAGGAACCGAATGAAATCCCGCGGGTGCGCGAACATGCGTTGCGGGTGGCGGTGCGATTGGACGCGGCCAAAGCCGTGGAGGCGATCGAGGTGATGGCGAAGGATCAGAATTCGTCGATTCGAAAAGCGGCCGCCTTTGAGTCCCGTTATGTCAGGGAGAAAGCCGTCGTACCCATTTTGATCGGAACGATCGGCGATGAGGAACGTTTCGTGGCCCTTTCGGCGGTGCAGTCCCTCTGGATTTTGACCAGGCATGAAAGCGAGTTCCACGATTGGGAGACCTCGTCCAAGCAAGACCGTCAAGAATGGACGGTCGAATGGTCGGAATGGTGGAACGGGCAAAAAGATACGTTTGAAATGCCGGATCCGAAGAGGTCGGGGCGTAATCGACCGTAG
- a CDS encoding ABC transporter ATP-binding protein, translated as MKTLLRVLQYLSPHRAMVVGTFLFAGLATAFELVPPWLIKVIIDDVIQAGKVQLLSWVFLALCTAYLLRNFCGSMRIRMNNGLEQQVVHDLHVQVFSALQRLSISFYENRPTGEIMSRVLNDTEHMQRIFVDGLEEIITAGLTLIGIMIVLFMLNWKLALLALVPIPLLIVGAALFTKRVHGHYRVIRKGAAELNALLQDVLAGIRETMGFNRQPYEQERFDRKSDRCRQDTLKAMYLWSFYSPGMMLIGSLGGAMVLWFGTAEVLAHRLSVGELVMFTSYLALFYVPINQIHSVNHMLQHALAASERVFEVLDLVPDVRDRPDAKIPVPRVRGEVAFHRAGFHYRPDSPILHDVTVTVRAGERVALVGPSGAGKSTTLKLLMRFYDVTEGAITIDGYDIRDLPLAFLRSQIGLVQQEPFLFNGTVRENILYGDLSARQGEVEAAAKVARAHDFIMALPEGYDTWIGERGVKLSVGQRQRVSIARVILKDPPIVMFDEATSNIDTETEVKIREALDDLTKGRTTIIIAHRLSTIHGVDRIIVVDHGRVVEDGTHETLIGRGGVYTRLYDAQFQV; from the coding sequence GTGAAAACCCTCCTTCGCGTGCTCCAGTACCTGAGTCCGCACCGTGCCATGGTGGTCGGCACCTTTCTGTTCGCCGGGTTAGCCACCGCCTTCGAGTTGGTGCCGCCGTGGCTCATCAAAGTGATCATCGACGACGTGATTCAGGCTGGAAAAGTCCAGCTCCTGTCATGGGTGTTTCTCGCGCTCTGCACCGCCTATCTGTTGCGGAATTTCTGCGGATCGATGCGCATCAGGATGAATAACGGACTGGAGCAGCAAGTCGTCCATGACCTGCATGTTCAGGTGTTTTCCGCCCTCCAACGACTCTCGATCAGCTTCTACGAAAATCGTCCGACGGGCGAGATCATGTCACGGGTCTTGAACGATACCGAGCACATGCAGCGCATCTTCGTCGACGGCCTCGAAGAGATTATTACGGCAGGATTGACGCTGATCGGGATCATGATCGTGCTGTTTATGCTCAACTGGAAGCTGGCCTTGCTGGCGCTTGTGCCGATTCCTCTGTTGATCGTGGGTGCCGCCCTCTTTACCAAGCGTGTCCATGGGCATTATCGCGTCATTCGAAAGGGCGCAGCCGAATTGAACGCCCTCTTGCAAGACGTGCTGGCCGGTATTCGGGAGACGATGGGGTTCAATCGTCAGCCGTACGAACAGGAGCGATTCGATCGGAAGAGCGACCGCTGCCGGCAAGATACGTTAAAAGCCATGTATCTCTGGTCCTTCTACTCCCCAGGCATGATGCTGATCGGGAGTCTTGGCGGGGCGATGGTGCTCTGGTTCGGCACAGCAGAGGTTCTAGCGCATCGGCTGTCCGTGGGCGAACTGGTGATGTTCACCTCCTACCTGGCGCTCTTCTATGTCCCGATCAATCAGATTCACTCGGTGAACCACATGTTGCAACATGCGTTGGCTGCAAGTGAGCGGGTGTTCGAAGTACTCGACCTCGTGCCGGATGTCAGGGATCGGCCTGACGCGAAAATCCCGGTGCCTCGGGTACGAGGGGAAGTCGCCTTTCATCGCGCTGGGTTTCATTATCGGCCCGATTCGCCGATTTTGCATGACGTGACGGTAACCGTCCGTGCGGGAGAGCGGGTTGCGCTGGTCGGTCCGAGCGGCGCGGGCAAAAGCACGACGCTCAAACTATTGATGCGGTTTTACGATGTGACAGAAGGCGCCATCACCATCGATGGGTACGATATCCGCGATCTGCCCCTCGCCTTTCTTCGCAGTCAGATCGGGCTGGTCCAACAAGAGCCGTTCCTGTTCAACGGTACCGTGAGAGAGAACATCCTGTATGGCGATCTGTCGGCAAGGCAGGGAGAGGTTGAAGCGGCGGCGAAAGTCGCTCGCGCCCACGACTTCATCATGGCACTTCCTGAAGGCTACGATACCTGGATCGGAGAGCGAGGCGTCAAGCTGTCAGTCGGGCAGCGGCAACGTGTGTCGATCGCCCGTGTGATCCTCAAGGACCCACCGATCGTCATGTTCGATGAGGCCACGTCCAATATCGACACGGAGACCGAGGTCAAGATTCGGGAGGCGCTGGACGATCTTACGAAGGGGCGGACGACGATCATCATTGCCCATCGCCTCTCCACGATTCACGGCGTGGACCGGATCATCGTCGTCGATCACGGTCGCGTCGTCGAAGACGGCACGCACGAGACGTTGATCGGTCGGGGAGGCGTGTATACGCGGCTGTATGACGCCCAGTTCCAGGTGTAG